CACCCGCAGTAACAGTTAAAGGTTACAGGTGTTAGTTATTAGGCTCTTTCTGCAAGGTGGAGGGAgagtcaaagaaaagaaaagtgtgcCAAGAGAAGAACGACTGGtgttgggaaagaaaaaggagagatggGATTCGGGTTATCGGACAAAACTGCTTCAAGTAACTAGGGGCGTCTCCGAGGCCTCAGCGGCGCCACGAATCTCTCCACCGGCGCTCCCACCTCGCCCCGAGCCTGCGCTGCCCCGAACGCTCGCAGGCGGCTTCCCGCTCGGCGGCCACCGCCAAGTTCCACACTCCGCGGCGGCACCCCACGGCCGCCGCTCCCCAGCCGCGGGCCGCCCCTGCGCGCCGCCGCCCCGCCGTCAATCACGCCCGGGACGCGGCGCGGGGGCGCGAGGGGCCCAACAGCCGCCAGCCCGGCCCGGCCGGCCGCGCGCCCGCGCCCACCCAGCCCCACGGCCGGGCCCGCGCGCTCGGGCCCGGGCACGACGGCGCGGGGCCCGCTCACCTCTGCgggcgcgccgccgccgccgccgccgcctccctgTGAGAGCAGCGCGGTGCGCCCTGTGGAACCACCATGCCAGTCCCGCCGCACTCAGCCGCCGCTCTTTGTTCCCCCTCCGGGCGCCACCGCGTCAGCCGCCGGCTCAGCCGCCCCGACGGCGGCCCCTacgcccgcccgcccgcgggcccggccccgcccgcctcgctgcgcccgccgccgccttcgcccccgcgccgccgccttcgccccagccgccgccgccgccgccgccgcctccgcgcCCCCCTCGCTTTCATTGAAAGCAAACAAGCATCATGGCGGCGGCGCCGTCCCCAGCCAGCGAgcgccccggccgccgccgccgctccaaCATCCCGGCCGCCCATTGGCCGCTGCCGCCGGGCGCGACCACTAGGCGTGCGGGGCAGCCCGCCCCCCCCTGCTCCGCCCTCGGCCCGCCTCTCGCTCCGCCCTCCGCTCCGCCCTCGGCCCGCCCCCGCCCGCGGTCCGACCCCCGCTccgccctcgccccgcccccagcccccttcGCGGCCCGCTCCTCCCGCTCGGCTCCTCCCGCTCCGCCCCCGCTCCCGCCCTGTCCCCGCCCGCGCGCTGCGTGGGGCCTGAGCGCCTGCCGCTCCTGGCTCCCCGCCCGAGCGCTCCTCCCTTCGTTGGCTCGCTCTCGTTTGTCTCGGGAAGTTCACACTGGtcccctcttttccctcttttttcttgatcttcTTCGCCTTCGTTTTGTCTGTCAGTCACG
The nucleotide sequence above comes from Equus przewalskii isolate Varuska chromosome 13, EquPr2, whole genome shotgun sequence. Encoded proteins:
- the LOC139075421 gene encoding uncharacterized protein yields the protein MRKGRLRGLSGATNLSTGAPTSPRACAAPNARRRLPARRPPPSSTLRGGTPRPPLPSRGPPLRAAAPPSITPGTRRGGARGPTAASPARPAARPRPPSPTAGPARSGPGTTARGPLTSAGAPPPPPPPPCESSAVRPVEPPCQSRRTQPPLFVPPPGATASAAGSAAPTAAPTPARPRARPRPPRCARRRLRPRAAAFAPAAAAAAAASAPPSLSLKANKHHGGGAVPSQRAPRPPPPLQHPGRPLAAAAGRDH